Genomic window (Arthrobacter sp. StoSoilA2):
GAGAACGAGGTCGCCGATGCCGGCGGTGTTCTCTTCGTCGTGAGCCTTGACCTTCGAAGTGCGGCGAATAACCTTGCCGTACAGAGCGTGCTTCACGCGGTCTTCAACCTGAACAACGATGGTCTTTTCCATCTTGTCAGAGACAACGTAGCCGCGACGCGTCTTACGGTAACCGCGCTGTTCAGCGCTGGCTGCTGCTTCCGTCA
Coding sequences:
- the rpsQ gene encoding 30S ribosomal protein S17; the encoded protein is MSEKETVTEAAASAEQRGYRKTRRGYVVSDKMEKTIVVQVEDRVKHALYGKVIRRTSKVKAHDEENTAGIGDLVLISETRPLSATKRWRLVEILEKAK